The Setaria italica strain Yugu1 chromosome IX, Setaria_italica_v2.0, whole genome shotgun sequence genome has a window encoding:
- the LOC101782704 gene encoding organic cation/carnitine transporter 2, giving the protein MTNAAAAPLLTGSQEAEPAKQPSIDDVIETYIGATRFLQLLKAVFVAFAWAFDAQQVFISAFTDAEPHWHCLAASTGNNSSCSPAAASPCDLPPGSWAWDRPAVASLVSEWALNCAGPALVSLPASSFFVGCLAGGFLLTTLADSLLGRKKMLLVSLVSMSVSGVLTASATNVWAYAALRFVSGFFRSTVGTCALVLSTELVGKRCRDRVNVASFFCFAVGFLSLPALAYAFRDASWRNMYLWTSVPCLCYSILVYFLVQESPRWLLVRGRKQEAVEALRQIISLNGRSDTTAASFCMLDACAADADSAGGGVFATLRAVWERRWALRRLAAMMAASFGVGMVYFGMPLNVGSLGSNLYLSVAYNALAELPSAALACVLISRTGRRGSVIALAAASGACSLACAAIPRGAAAARMSAEVLSFFAACTAIDVMLVYSTELFPTSVRNSAVGLVRQAMVLGGVAAPVLIALGRERSLFWSFGVFGIAIGCSALFVACLPETMGKSMSDTMEEDEERNEAVVASCTGATAGTTDSHSYIV; this is encoded by the coding sequence ATGACCAACGCGGCTGCTGCCCCACTCCTAACAGGCAGCCAGGAGGCCGAGCCGGCGAAGCAGCCATCCATCGATGACGTGATCGAGACGTACATCGGCGCCACCCGTTTCCTGCAGCTGCTCAAGGCCGTCTTCGTCGCCTTCGCCTGGGCCTTCGACGCGCAGCAGGTGTTCATCTCCGCGTTCACGGACGCCGAGCCCCACTGGCATtgcctcgccgcctccaccggcaACAACTCCTCGTGCTCCCCAGCCGCGGCCTCGCCGTGCGATCTCCCGCCGGGCTCATGGGCATGGGACCGGCCTGCCGTGGCCTCGTTGGTCTCCGAGTGGGCCCTCAACTGCGCTGGCCCGGCGCTCGTCTCCCTCCCGGCGTCGTCGTTCTTCGTCGGCTGCCTCGCCGGCGGGTTCCTCCTCACGACGCTCGCGGACTCCCTCCTCGGCCGCAAGAAGATGCTCCTCGTGTCTCTGGTGTCTATGTCTGTATCCGGCGTGCTCACCGCCTCCGCGACCAACGTCTGGGCGTACGCCGCCCTACGGTTCGTGTCCGGCTTCTTCAGGTCGACGGTGGGCACGTGCGCGCTGGTCCTGTCGACGGAGCTCGTCGGGAAGAGGTGCCGCGACAGGGTGAACGTGGCGTCCTTCTTCTGCTTCGCCGTCGGGTTCTTGTCCCTCCCGGCGCTCGCCTACGCGTTCCGTGACGCGTCCTGGCGGAACATGTACCTCTGGACCTCCGTGCCTTGCCTCTGCTACTCCATTCTGGTCTACTTCCTTGTCCAGGAGTCGCCGCGGTGGCTGCTGGTACGCGGCCGGAAGCAGGAGGCCGTCGAGGCGCTGCGGCAGATCATCTCGCTCAACGGGAGGAGCGACACGACGGCCGCCAGCTTCTGCATGCTGGACGCGTGCGCCGCGGACGCGGACAGCGCCGGCGGGGGCGTTTTCGCCACGCTGCGGGCCGTGtgggagcggcggtgggcgcTCCGGAGGCTGGCGGCGATGATGGCGGCCAGCTTCGGCGTGGGGATGGTCTACTTCGGCATGCCGCTCAACGTCGGCAGCCTGGGATCCAACCTCTACCTGAGCGTCGCGTACAACGCGCTGGCCGAGCTGCCGTCGGCCGCCCTCGCGTGCGTCCTCATCAGCAGGACCGGCAGGCGGGGCTCGGTGATCGCACTGGCCGCGGCGTCGGGGGCGTGCAGCCTCGCGTGCGCCGCCATCCCgcggggcgccgcggcggcgaggatgtccgccGAGGTGCTGTCCTTCTTCGCGGCGTGCACGGCGATCGACGTCATGCTGGTCTACTCCACCGAGCTGTTCCCGACGTCCGTGCGCAACTCGGCGGTGGGGCTGGTGCGGCAGGCGATGGTGctgggcggcgtggcggcgcccGTGCTCATCGCGCTGGGCCGCGAGAGGAGCTTATTCTGGTCGTTCGGCGTGTTCGGGATCGCCATCGGGTGCTCCGCGCTGTTCGTCGCCTGCCTGCCGGAGACGATGGGGAAAAGCATGTCGGACAccatggaggaggatgaggagcgcAACGAGGCCGTTGTCGCGTCTTGCACCGGCGCGACCGCCGGTACCACCGATAGCCACAGCTACATCGTGTAA
- the LOC101768788 gene encoding uncharacterized protein LOC101768788: protein MDFSVGGSGGGGGGGGAGGPGEGRAQAERWLEIAEKLLAARDLVGCKRFAERAVESDPLLPGADELLAVADVLLASQSALPSGQPDPLAVLQLPPGACPDQAAVSRAFRRLALLLAPRNPHPGAEVALRLVNDAYAILSDPSRRPPPSANQATGTFSSQPAAAAAAAPPTPEFWTACPFCCYVHQYPRDLVGRALKCPNEGCRRGFVAAEIPTAPTIVPGTEMYQCAWGFFPLGFPNAADMGGNWKPFYKMFPWNTAPSGEGSGGRSQGNRGGRQPQTGSARGGSSRGRIKKTTARKKVGAGLRRRSFGGGVESGIDSTMLGQEGWAGDEDGGDGRAEEGRGININEAAQATDGSGRVNASGAGGVEDMSNFHIDVDATEDILGNLHNLPFLRVDNLGRML, encoded by the coding sequence ATGGACTTCTCCgtcggcgggagcggcggcggcggcggcggcggcggcgcgggaggcccCGGCGAGGGCCGCGCGCAGGCGGAGCGCTGGCTGGAGATCGCGGAGAagctcctcgccgcgcgcgACCTCGTCGGCTGCAAGCGCTTCGCGGAGCGGGCCGTCGAGTCCGACCCGCTCCTCCCGGgcgccgacgagctcctcgccgtcgccgacgtcctcctcgcctcccaGTCGGCCCTCCCCTCGGGCCAGCCCGACCCGCTCGCCGTCCTGCAGCTCCCGCCCGGGGCCTGCCCCGACCAGGCCGCCGTCTCCCGCGCCTTCCGccgcctcgcgctcctcctcgccccgcGCAACCCGCACCCGGGAGCCGAGGTGGCGCTCCGCCTCGTCAACGACGCCTACGCCATCCTCTCTGATccgtcccgccgccccccgccttCCGCCAATCAAGCAACTGGTACCTTCTCCTCCCAgcctgccgccgcggccgctgccgcccctcccACCCCTGAGTTCTGGACGGCTTGCCCATTCTGCTGCTACGTGCACCAGTACCCGCGCGACCTGGTCGGGCGCGCCCTCAAGTGCCCCAACGAGGGGTGCCGCCGCGGGTTCGTGGCCGCCGAGATCCCGACCGCGCCGACTATTGTGCCGGGCACTGAAATGTACCAATGCGCCTGGGGGTTCTTCCCCCTTGGATTTCCCAATGCGGCTGACATGGGTGGCAACTGGAAGCCATTCTACAAGATGTTCCCATGGAACACAGCTCCCAGTGGCGAAGGTAGTGGTGGTAGGAGCCAAGGGAACCGTGGTGGTAGGCAGCCACAGACTGGCAGTGCTCGTGGTGGCTCCTCTAGAGGTAGGATCAAGAAGACCACCGCTCGCAAGAAGGTCGGAGCGGGGCTCAGGAGACGCTCTTTTGGTGGTGGTGTGGAGAGTGGCATTGATTCGACCATGCTTGGACAGGAAGGGTGGGCTGGGGATGAAGACGGTGGAGATGGACGGgccgaggaggggagggggattaACATAAATGAGGCGGCGCAGGCCACAGATGGCAGTGGCAGGGTGAATGCTAGTGGTGCTGGCGGGGTTGAAGATATGAGCAACTTCCATATTGATGTTGATGCAACAGAGGATATATTGGGCAATTTGCACAACTTGCCCTTCTTGAGGGTGGACAATCTTGGGAGGATGCTTTAA
- the LOC101769200 gene encoding ADP-ribosylation factor-related protein 1, translated as MFSLFYGLWKYVFTKDEFRVLILGVDKAGKTTLLEKLKSIYLKGEGLPPDRVVPTVGLNIGRIEDVNAKLVFWDLGGQVGLRTIWEKYYEEAHAIMFVIDAATASSFEDAKSALEKVIRHEHLRGAPLLIVANKQDLPGVINDEELTKFLNFKELDDRPYMFQAVSAYDGRGIKSGIEWLVEQMEKSKRTETLRARAGVAGSI; from the exons ATGTTCTCCTTGTTCTATGGCCTATGGAAGTATGTGTTTACCAAGGACGAGTTCCGTGTTCTTATTCTTGGTGTCGATAAGGCTGGCAAGACG ACTTTGCTGGAGAAGTTGAAATCCATATATCTGAAGGGGGAAGGACTTCCACCAGATCGTGTCGTTCCCACTGTTGGACTTAACATTGGCCGCATTGAAGATGTGAAtgcaaaacttgttttctgggatctggGTGGTCAG GTTGGCCTACGCACAATCTGGGAGAAATATTATGAAGAGGCTCATGCCATAATGTTTGTTATCGATGCTGCTACTGCATCGTCATTTGAAGATGCCAAATCTGCTCTGG AGAAGGTTATTCGCCATGAGCATCTGAGAGGGGCACCGCTCTTGATAGTTGCAAACAAACAG GATTTACCTGGGGTCATCAATGATGAAGAATTGACTaaatttctgaattttaaagAGCTGGATGATAGGCCATATATGTTTCAGGCTGTATCCGCCTATGATGG GAGGGGGATCAAATCTGGCATAGAGTGGCTAGTGGAACAAATGGAAAAAAGTAAACGCACAGAGACACTGCGGGCTCGTGCTGGTGTAGCTGGATCAATTTAG